The stretch of DNA AGGAGCCCTCGAGGACCCTCCCTGGGGGGACACACAGCCCCACCCTGGGGACGGCGCCACCCCTCAGGACCCCCCGGTGTCACCCCGAAACCGCCCCCCGCGAGCCCCGCAGCGTCACCCCACACCCCATCCCtgacccccagtgccccccccaacccctcccatctccccctgagccccccaataacccccccccccccgggagCCCCAGGGGCAGTCCTTGGCCACCCacgcccccccctcccccccaattCTGTCCTCAAATCGCCCCCGGGGGTCCCCATGGCCCCCCCTAACCTTGAATGGTGGGGCCCAGCAgccccagttctcccagttcAGTCACGATCTCCCGGTCAAAGACTGGCGGGGGAGGGGAGCAAGGTGGGGGTCAGGAGAGGTCGAGCTAAGGGGGGGCAGCGGGGGGACCCCCTGGGAGAATTTGGGGGTCCCCTACACGGCCGCCCCCACCCTGCGGGAGGGGAGCGGGAAGaagatttttgggggggggggggtgctgGAGGGAGTTTGGAGGAGTCggggagttttggggtgggggtgtCGGGGGGCTTTTGGGGATACCAAAAAagtccccttttttttttttttttttttttttgcagaggaaGGATCCTGAGGGGCGAATGGGGGGTCGGGCAGGtttggggggacactggggacccTCGTGGCAACCGGCACCGGCCGCTTCTGGAAGCGcttgtggggtttgggggctcTCCGGGGGGGTTCCGCCTgtaccggggggggggggggggtcaggctgtctcggggtgttttggggtcagtttttgGGGTACCCTCGTGGCGGTTGGCGTGCAGCACGCGGGGCAGCAGCCGCTCCTGGCAGTACTTGCGCGTCGTGTCCCGCAGCAGCCGCTCCTCGGCGCTcagcagcccctccagccccagcgcGTCCTGCCAGTCGAACGGGGCGGCgactgggggggggggcggcaCCGGGAGAGGGGGGTCGGCACCGGGAGAGGGGGGGGTCAGCACCGGGGGAGGGCGGGGAAGCACCGGGAGGGGGGGGAAGCACCGGGAGAGAGGGGGTCAGCAGcgggagaggggggggaaagcACCGGGAGGGGGGGGTCAGCAGCGGGAGAGGGGGGGAAGCACCGGGAGAGAGAGGTCAGCAccgggaggggagggggaagcacCGTGAGAGAGGTCAGCACCGGGAGGGGGGTGGGAAGCAGCgggaaaagggggaggaagCACCGGGAGAGAGGGGGGCAGCACCGGGAGGGGGGGGGTCGGCACCGGGAGAGAGGGGTCGGAAGCGGGAGAGAGGGGGTCAGCACCGGGAGGGGGGGGGTCGGCACCGGGGGAGGGCGGGGAAGCACCGGGGGGAGAGGGGTCAGCACCGGCGACTCGCGGTGTCCCCCCCTCGTCGCTGCCagtcccggggggggggggggtcctgcGCCCCCTCgccccgtccccccccccctccactCACCCTGTGCTCGGGGGGGGCTCGGTGCCCCCCCACCGGACACCGCTCCGGGCCAGGCGCGACACGCGGGTGGCCAAACGCAGCGCCATGGGGACGGGGCGGGGGTCTGGGGGGTCACACAGGAGGGTCAGGGACCCCCCGATTCTCACGCGTCCCCCGGGAACCCCCAATTCCCGccagagaccccccccccctttaAACCCCCaattccccccctccccccagaGACCACCGGAGACCTCGCGATTCGCCCCAAAGACCCCCAAGCGCTCcccaacaccccaaaaatcccccgcAACGCCCGCCgagcccccccaccccccccccgcccccggacCGTTCGGGCTCAGCGGCGGCGAACGGACCCGGTAAGCCGTGACGTCacggggggggtgggggtgggcgTGGCGGGGGGTGTGGcggaaaaacaaaaaaaaaaaccgcaCACCGGCGTTAACCCCGCGAGTGTCCGGGCTCGGGGGGCGATCCCGCGGCGGTGACGCCCCCAAATCACCTCCCGAGGGGGGgtccgggggtcccggggcgatggccgtgtcccccccggtgtccccccccggtgtcccccccggtgtccccagcgCAGGACAGCCGGGGCTCGGTGCTGTACAGCCTTTATTGgtccccgggacccccccggcccccccctGCCCGGGGGGGCGTTTGCATAGCGagaacggggggggggggaaggggagtgATGATGTCACGGGGGGGTGGTGGTGATGTCACCGGCTTGGCTGGCCCTCGTGTGACGTCATCACCGGGTGGGAACCGGGcctaaacacacacacaccccccaccccccaccaccccccccccccgcctcgGCGGTCACTGCAGCTGTGACATCACCGCCCTCGCACCTCCGGCGACGTCACAGCGGTGACGTCAGCACTCGAAGGCCGCCGGTGATGCCACGGCCGTGACATCATCGATTCCGCAGCGGCCGTGACATCACGCTGGAGGGGATGACGTCACCACCACCCCATCCCCAAGTGACATCAGAGCAgcgcccgcgccccgcccgtGACATCGGTGCTGTGACGTCATCACCGCTCTGACGTCAGCACCGGGAGCCATAACCGGGGGCAAACGGGAGACCGGGAGGGGGGAAGAGAGGGGCATCaccctgggggggggggggggggttcgtCCGGGTCGATGACATCACACCGGGGGGGTGTGCCGGGTCGGTGACGTCACACGGGGGGGGTGTGTCACAGTATTAACCCTTCGCGTACGcggggaggggccggggggggggggggggcgcgaCCCCCGCATGcctggggggtcccggggtgcCCCCCCCACCCTATTTACAGccggggggtttgggggggggggcggtggGGGGCTCGGGTAAAGCTCAGCGCCCGGGGGGGCCCGCGGCGCTCcgggggtccccgggggtcGCGCCGGGCCCCACCACCACGATGGGCACCGGgggcccccccccccggggccgcccccccGCGCTCGTGCTCCTGCACCGGGCTGAGCGCCTTGGGGGGACCCCGCGCCCCCCTCTCGGTCTCCTCCGGTGCCGCGGGGGCGGCTCTGCCCCGGGGGGGCCCCCGAGCAGCAGCGGCAGCTCCTGCCGGCCcaggcggcgggcgggggggcgCGGGAGGGGGCGGCTCGGCCGGACCCTCGCCGTCCCACTCGGCCAAGCTCTGCAGCGGCGGCTCGGCCGGGAAGTCCTTGCGGGggcggctccagccccagcttgcggggcggccccggcgccgccTTCTCGGGGAGCCCGCGGCGGGCGAGGCGCGGCGACTCGGCGGCCTTGGGGTGCAGCTTGGCGGGGAAGGCGGGCGGCGAGGCGGCGGGCGGCGAGGGCGTGTGGGCGAGCGGCGAGAGCGGGATGCTGCCGGCCGAGCGGCACCGCGCCGCCCGGTACTGCCGCTGCAGCTTCGGCGACAGCCCCTGCAGGGAGCTCGGCCGCAGGTGCGGCCCCGCCGGCGACGGCGGAGCGCTGGAGCCCGGCGAGCTGCTGGGCGGCGAGGGCCCCTGCGGGGAACGGGGGTGagcgcgggggcgggggggggggaaagcacCGGGCACCGGGCGCCGGTGGCCACGCCCCTTCCTCAAGCCCCCGCCCCTTACCGGGGTCGCGCGCCCGCGCGTGCGTGGGGGAGGCGGGCAGCGAGTCGGAGGAGGAGAGCGAGCGGCTCAGTGACGTCAGCGAGCGGCTCGTGTGCAGCAGCGAGGCCTGGCGGGCGAGGTGCCGGAACAGCGCGCTGCGCCGCCTGGCGGCCGGGAGGACCGGTTACATCCCCCCGGTGTTCCGTCCCTCCCCGGTGCCACCCCCCGGTGCCACCGCCCGGTGCCCACCTCTCGTGgccgctcccggtgcccccCGCGGCGGTTCCTCCGGGCCATCTTGGCGCGGGCGCTGCGGCGCCGCGCGGGGGCCCAGGCGGATCGAGGTGTTCTCCAGCGGCGTCGTTGTCACCAGCACCTTCGTCCCGCTCTGGGCGACAGCGCGTCACGGGCGCGACCCCCAACACCCACCGGGactcacccccccccccccggtccTGTCTGACCTTGCCGCGACCCCCCCAAATCTCTGTGACCCCCCCCCCGACCACAGCCATGACCCCCCGGTGACCCCAGAGCGCGCtgcgacccccccccccccccccccccgcaccccATGACCGCCGCCCCCTCACCCCGGTGCCCCCACCTTGAGGATGAGCTCCACCACCTCGGTGTGCACCAGCCCGTGCACCGGCTCCCCGTTCACGTGCGTGATCAGGTCCCCGGCGCACAGCCCGGCCTCCTGCGCGGGGCCCCCCTCCTCCACGTgctgcccccccacccccaaaaaaaaaaaaaaaaacggcgTCACCCACGGCGCACCTCGGACGCGACACCCCCCGTCCCCCACCGCCCTGTTCCCCAAATCGGGGGTTCCCCAAAACGCACCTGGATGGCCACGCACCCCCCCCCTCCCACCACCTTGTccccctccgtgtcccctcgCCCAAGCGACACCGGGCGCTGCCACCGCCGGCAGAAACCCCGTCCCCTCTTGTCCCCGCTCctgccccaaaaatccccctcCCCCCGTCCCCGTGTCACCGCCGCCGTGCCCCCCGGTGTCCCTGACCCAGACGACGTGGTGCACGCTGTACACGTCGCTGTCGCCCAGGTAGACGCGGATGGCGCGGAGGGTGAAGCCGAACTTCTTGCCGGGCCGGGGGATGGCGATGGGCgagcgcggcgggggcggccaCGGCCGGGGCCAGCTCCCGGCCCGGCGACGAGTCCCGCGACGAGGGGTCCGACGACAGCGACCGCGGGGAcatggggctgcccaggggggaCGAGCCGGGCGCCTCCCCCTGCGCCCCCAGACCCCGCTGACcgccacccaaaaaaaaaaaccccagggagaaaacccccccagaccccccacGGGCACCCACCGGGACCGGGGACACCCCACCCGTGGGACTGGGGGTCCCCACCACCCACAGGAACCCCATGGGAGACCCCAAATCCACGGCATCGGGGGTCCCACCACCCACAGgaacccccagcccccccccctcCCGCGGGGACCCGGGGGGTGGAGGGGTCCCTGGGTGTTTGGGGTCCTTCGGGGAGGGTCCTTtaggggggtcccgggggggatTTGGGCTCCCTGGGAGGAgatccctgggaatgggggggtcccgggggagATTTGGGCTCCCTGGGGAGGGTcccggggggatttggggacccTGGGGAGGGTCCCGGGGGTATTTAGGCTCCCTGGGGAGGGTCCCGGGGGAGATTTGGGCTCCCTGGGGAGGGTCCCGGGGGGTATTTAGGCTCCCTGGGGGAATCCCGGGGGGATTCGGGGTCCCTGGGGAGGGTCCCGGGGGGATTTGGGCTCCCTGGGAGGAGATCCCTGGGAATGGGAGGGTCCCGGGGGGATTTAGGCTCCCTGGGGAGGGTCCCGGGGGGATTTGGGCTCCCTGGGGAGGGTCCCGGG from Vidua macroura isolate BioBank_ID:100142 unplaced genomic scaffold, ASM2450914v1 whyUn_scaffold_270, whole genome shotgun sequence encodes:
- the MAST1 gene encoding LOW QUALITY PROTEIN: microtubule-associated serine/threonine-protein kinase 1 (The sequence of the model RefSeq protein was modified relative to this genomic sequence to represent the inferred CDS: deleted 4 bases in 4 codons); protein product: AVYLVRHTATRQRFAMKKINKQNLLLRNQVQQAFVERDILTFAENPFVVSMFCSFQTRRHLCMVMEYVEGGAGDCATLLKHIGALPLELARLYFAETVLALEYLHTYGIVHRDLKPDNLLITSLGHVKLTDFGLSKMGLMSLTTNLYEGHMEKDDAGSSRDKQVCGTPEYIAPEVILRQGYGKPVDWWAMGIVLYEFLVGCVPFFGDTPEELFGQVISDEILWPEGDEALPPDAQHLISCLLQPDPLRRLGAGGAQEVKAHGFFARLDWTGLLRQKAEFVPHLESEEDTSYFDTRSDRYPHVTSYEDEDTTEDEPVEIRQFSSCSPRFSKVYSSLEQLSQEPKPKGRPRDEGRRDGFARERGWRTASPELKHRSAGEGPPPEGEGSPPPGARRRFSALLEPARPAGPPEERPCPRNAAAREARTEPARSRGSERRGPRSRPRPAPSWGCGGRDTRGWPPPRPGGTSAAPAPPGRSPSRRRPPRCPSSSPAVGDTPRDPPQGAQIPPGPSPGSLNPPGTLPFPGISSQGAQIPPGPSPGTPNPPGIPPGSLNTPRDPPQGAQISPGTLPREPKYPRDPPQGPQIPPGPSPGSPNLPRDPPIPRDLLPGSPNPPRDPPKGPSPKDPKHPGTPPPPGSPREGGGLGVPVGGGTPDAVDLGSPMGFLWVVGTPSPTGGVSPVPVGARGGSGGVFSLGFFFLGGGQRGLGAQGEAPGSSPLGSPMSPRSLSSDPSSRDSSPGRELAPAVAAPPRSPIAIPRPGKKFGFTLRAIRVYLGDSDVYSVHHVVWHVEEGGPAQEAGLCAGDLITHVNGEPVHGLVHTEVVELILKSGTKVLVTTTPLENTSIRLGPARRRSARAKMARRNRRGGHRERPREVGTGRRRSALFRHLARQASLLHTSRSLTSLSRSLSSSDSLPASPTHARARDPGSPQGPSPPSSSPGSSAPPSPAGPHLRPSSLQGLSPKLQRQYRAARCRSAGSIPLSPLAHTPSPPAASPPAFPAKLHPKAAESPRLARRGLPEKAAPGPPRKLGLEPPPQGLPGRAAAAELGRVGRRGSGRAAPSRAPPPAAWAGRSCRCCSGAPPGQSRPRGTGGDREGGAGSPQGAQPGAGARARGGGPGGGGPRCPSWWWGPARPPGTPGAPRAPPGAELYPSPPPPPPPNPPAVNRVGGAPRDPPGMRGSRPPPPPGPSPRTRRVNTVTHPPRVTSPTRHTPPV